In Coregonus clupeaformis isolate EN_2021a chromosome 5, ASM2061545v1, whole genome shotgun sequence, the sequence TACACCGTTCATTCTCTTTCAAACAGTCGTCATCCCATAGAATTAGGAGTAATAGGATCTCTATTGGTCTTCTGATCCATATGGGATAATGATATTCAGTTCAGAGGAACCAGTCATCCATCCAGTGTCTTTGTCCAACGGTGTTCTATCCATTCCAATGGAATACACACTGTGTTCCATAGCTATTGGGTACATCCACTGTGTTCCATAGCTATTGGGTACATACATTGACCCTCCTGTCGATCAGAGCTGCGTCGAGAGGGCCACCGTCACACTTCCTGGTTTCCTTGGTGATGTCCTTCTTCTGTTAGTGAGATTGCTACGGAAACCCTGTCCAGCCATGAAGTAGAGGATGGGATCCACACAGCTGTTGGCGCTGGCCAGGGGGCGTGTCACCTTATAGGCCAGACTGGATGCCTTCAGCAGCTCACAGCTCACCTGGGGATGAATAAAACAAAAATTATTTGAAGATTAAGGTTGGGATTCAATCCGTATAATTCTGTTGACAATGTGCCttttaaagagcgactgcctttaaaaagcagTGAATCCCTTTGAAAACGACCTATGTGGCATAGataacagatttcttgagttatcttagattcattcacGTGCCAATCGGcgtgttcagtggctctttaaaggcaatgttaccgcgCTCGCGGAGATCACATTCAAGTTAAATGCTGCAGATGTCGTCTCGATATGGCAATGACATTTACATGTCAGTTACCTTTGAATCCCAGCCTATACAAGGATAATGACAATATCAACAACAACAATCATAATAGCAGTGGTTAAATTGAGCCTGAGCTACCTGGAGCCAGGCTCCTGCACCTTGGGTGAAAGGTTGAGCTACCTGGAGCCAGGCTCCTGCACCTTGGGTGAAAGGTTGAGCTACCTGGAGCCAGGCTCCTGCACCTTGGGTGAAAAGTTGAGCTACCTGGAGCCAGGCTCCTGCACCTTGGGTGAAAGGTTGAGCTACCTGGAGCAAGGCTCATGCACCTTGGGTGAAAGGTTGAGCTACCTGGAGCCAGGCTCCTGCACCTTGGGTGAAAGGTTGAGCTACCTGGAGCCAGTCTCATGCACCTTGGGTGAAAGGTTGAGCTACCTGGAGCCAGGCTCCTGCACCTTGGGTGAAAGGTTGAGCTACCTGGAGCCAGGCTCCTGCACCTTGGGTGAAAGGTTGAGCTACCTGGAGCCAGGCTCATGCACCTTGGGTGAAAGGGAGAGCTACCTGGAGCCAGGCTCCTGCACCTTGGGTGAAAGGGAGAGCTACCTGGAGCCAGGCTCATGCAACTTGGGTGAAAAGGAGAGCTACCTGGAGCCAGGCTCATGTACCTTGGGTGAAAGGGAGAGCTACCTGGAGCCAGGCTCATGTACCTTGGGTGAAAAGGAGAGCTACCTGGAGCCAGGCTCCTGCACCTTGGGTGAAAGGGAGAGCTACCTGGAGCCAGGCTCCTGCACCTTGGGTGAAAGGGAGAGCTACCTGGAGCCAGGCTCCTGCACCTTGGGTGAAAGGGAGAGCTACCTGGAGCCAGGCTCCTGCACCTTGGGTGAAAGGGAGAGCCAGGCAGAGCCTTTAAAAGCGTAGTATTCCAGTGGTTGTGGTACTGTACCTGGGAGGGGTCCATCTGCTCCAGGTATCTGAGGGAGTAGTACAGGCTTCTGGTCAGGTGGAAGGGTAGAAAACACAGCATGAACACTGCTAACACGATGATGATCATCTTCACAGACTTCTGTTTGGAGCGATGAGCAGCGAGCCCCCCCGCTCCCCTCGACTGGCTCCCTCCTGCCCCCCAGCTGGGCTCCAGAAGCTTCCTCACCATCAGTCCAtaacacaccatcaccaccatgaaGGGGAAGGCAAACATCAGCACAGACACCACCGAGCTGTACACCAGGAAGTCATGAAATAACTCTGGACTGGACGTGTCGAAACACACCCTCTCCGTCCCATTGTCCCTGGTGCGTGAGAAATAGAGCACAGGAGCCTGGCACATCAACACACACGCCCACACCGCCACAGACACCAGGCGGGCTCTCCGGGCGCTCACCCAGCTCAGTGACCTCATCGGGTAACACACGCCCAGGAAGCGGTGCAGGCTGATGCAGCACAGGAACAGGATGGAACCATAGAGGTTAGCGTAGAACAGGAAGCGGATGAGTTTGCAGAACGAATCACTGAAGGGCCAGTCGTTCTCGTCTGCGTAGTAGTAGATTAAGAAGGGTAGGGTAAGGATGTAGAGGGTGTCACACACTGTCAGGTTGAACATGTACACAGTGGAGGGATTCCAGCGCTTCGTACGGAACAGGATCACGTACATGGCCGTGACGTTTAGGCCTAGGCCAATCACGAAGACCAGAGTGTAGCTGACAGGAAGCAGGATGTACTTGAAGTCCTCCTTGAATTGACAGCGCCAGTTGTGCCCGCTGCTCTCATTGGTCGAGTGGTTGGCGAAGGTAGACATTTTTGTTCATAAACAGATCTGAGGAGGATACAGATGTTTACTAATatgcacccccacacacacacacagccaaagtGTGATAGTATATATAAACTTCACACTAAAGCTATGGATAGAGAGAGTACCAATGTCTCTGTTTACTTGCTGCTGAAGGCTGAAGCTAATTTTGGCATAATACCCATAATTCCTTCATTTGTGTCTTTTCCTAAATCCCCTTATGAGTCCAAgttaagagagggagggagtggaggaagatggctGTTTTGTCCTTAGATAGTGATTGTTGTTATAGCTGCTCCAACAGCTTTGGATCCCACAGAGAGCATTTACATTAGTGATCCATTAAGAAGTTATTGTCCTATTTTGACAGGTTCCGAGCATGGCGACAGGATATGATAACTAGGGaggcaaagggagggtatattactggaaacgttctaagtttaccagtaaactaccagaattttggtatctttcaaggattttatctAATCTATCACAAgccatctagtggcccttttgggtacttcagatgatcacaggtgtctgtaaaaATCTCTTTGTGGCTTTCATCACACATAAACTATATGAAGtaattaaataagatgattttaaaataagaaataaaatgACAAAACTGTAAaacatcctaaatataaaccGTCAACTTGTTGTTGTTTAATATGAGgatttcagcatgaaatatcctttatatttcTTTTTTacaaacttttatttattttactatgtcagtatgtatttgttgtcaatgttttggcatcaaactggtggcagttgtgaaaaaagtcaatggTTGGAAGAGTAGTtgtaatgccattgttgattagatgcttttttcattaatcaggctattttctcttgaaccatatggtctatctactagaaactcatggacaatatggacacagatatacaaaatgaatactatactgtatatgatttattttattttattcaagtataaattaccaaagttacgatagattgccatagattttctgttaattgccaaaattactgaagattctgTTTGAATATTTGTTTGAAGATTGTAgctccccctgtagctcagttggtagagcatggcgcttgcaacgccatggttgtgggttcgtttcccacgggggggcagtatgaaaaatttatgcactcactaactgtaagtcgctctggataagagcgtctgctaaatgactaaaatgtaaatgtaattctggTAACTTTGCAACCCTAATgataacacagagaaacacacatgaCATGGTGAAACAACACAATGAGCATGAATGCAGTGttataacacagacacacacacgaacacacacacacgccgtgggaagatgtttgggggtgggggggtgctgCAATTTTTTCCGCCAACAGACGGCTATattggtccactaatacaggactagtaaaggcccagtgcactacttttgtgaagaaAAATTAAAATGTGTcaaattaaattgatttattctttatttattattatttttaattcagGGTGTGCTGCAGTACCCTAAATACccctacttcctgtggctatgcatacacatacagttgtggtcaaaagttttgagaatgacacaagtattggtcttcacaaagtttgctgcttcagtgtttttaaatatttttgtcagatgttgctatggtatactgaagtataattacaagcattccataagtgtcaaaggcttttattgacaattacattaagtttatgcaaagagtcaatatttgcagtgttgacccttctttttcaagacttctgcaatccgccctggcatgctgtcaattaacttctgggccacatcctgactgatggcagcccattcttgcataaacaatgcttggagtttgtcagaatttgtgggtttttgtttgtccacccacctcttgaggattgaccacaagttctcaatgggattaaggtctggggagtttcctggccatggacccaaaatgtcgatgttttgttccccgggccacttagttatcacttttgccttatggcaaggtgcttcatcatgctggaaaaagcattgttcgtcaccaaactgttcttggatggttgggagaagttgctctcggaggatgtgttggtaccattctttgttcatggctgtgttcttaggcaaaattgtgagtgagcccactcccttggctgagaaggaaacctacacatgaatggtctcaggatgctttactgttggcatgacacaggactgatggtagcgctcaccttgtcttctccggacaagcttttttcctgttgccccaaacaatcggaaaggggattcatcagagaaaatgactttacccagtcctcagcagtccaatccctgtaccttttgcagaatatcagtctgtccctgatatttttcctggagagaagtggcttcctcgctgcccttcttgacaccaggccatcctccaaaagtcttcgcctcactgtgcgtggagatgcactcacacctgcctgctgccattcctgagcaagttttgcactggtggtgccccgatcccgcagctgaatcaactttaggagacggtcctggcgcttgctggactttcttgggcgccctgaagccttcaaaacaattgaacctctctcctttaagttcttgatgatccgataaatggttgatttaagtgcaatcttactagcagctatatccttgcctgtgaagccctttttgtgcaaagcaatgatgacggcatgtgtttccttgcaggtaaccatggttaacagaggaataacaatgatttcaagcaccaccctccttttaaagcttccagtctgttattctaactcaatcagcatgacagagtgatctccagccttgtcctcgtcaacactctcacctgtgttaacgagagaatcactgacatgatgtcagctcgtccttttgtggcagggctgaaatgcagtggaaatgtttttttggggattaagttcattttcatggcaaagagggacttagcaattaattgcaattcatctgatcactctggagtatatgcaaattgccatcataaaaactgaggcagcagactttgtgaaaatttatatttgtgtaattctcaaaacgtttgaccacgactgtacacacacacatagcagggcctcatacaaacagtacaggaaaaTAGTTTTTCCAAACTGTACAGGAGAGAATAGTACAACACAAAACAGCTGTTGTTTTGTCTCTGATTATCTTGCTTTCTCtgtctttactctctctctctctttctttcactctctctcacacactctccctccctctctctctctctctctctctctctctcacacactctctctaacacacatacacactctctctctctctccctctctctctctctctctctctctctctctctctctctctctctctctctctctctctctctctctctctctctctctctctctctctctctctctctctctctct encodes:
- the LOC121567200 gene encoding P2Y purinoceptor 2-like, producing MSTFANHSTNESSGHNWRCQFKEDFKYILLPVSYTLVFVIGLGLNVTAMYVILFRTKRWNPSTVYMFNLTVCDTLYILTLPFLIYYYADENDWPFSDSFCKLIRFLFYANLYGSILFLCCISLHRFLGVCYPMRSLSWVSARRARLVSVAVWACVLMCQAPVLYFSRTRDNGTERVCFDTSSPELFHDFLVYSSVVSVLMFAFPFMVVMVCYGLMVRKLLEPSWGAGGSQSRGAGGLAAHRSKQKSVKMIIIVLAVFMLCFLPFHLTRSLYYSLRYLEQMDPSQVSCELLKASSLAYKVTRPLASANSCVDPILYFMAGQGFRSNLTNRRRTSPRKPGSVTVALSTQL